A section of the Paenibacillus odorifer genome encodes:
- a CDS encoding YerC/YecD family TrpR-related protein, with the protein MQLKKLNDKSIDQLFEAILTLKNMEECYVFFDDLCTVNEIQSLSQRLEVARMLGKGSTYNQIEAETGASTATISRVKRCLNYGNDGYKLTLERLGR; encoded by the coding sequence ATGCAACTTAAGAAGTTAAATGATAAAAGTATAGACCAATTATTTGAAGCCATTTTAACATTGAAGAATATGGAAGAATGTTATGTTTTCTTTGATGACTTGTGCACCGTGAACGAGATTCAATCGCTGTCGCAACGACTGGAAGTAGCGCGTATGCTTGGCAAAGGTTCGACCTACAATCAGATCGAAGCAGAGACAGGAGCAAGTACAGCTACTATTTCCCGTGTAAAACGTTGCTTGAACTACGGAAATGATGGTTATAAATTAACGCTGGAACGTTTGGGACGCTAA
- a CDS encoding sirohydrochlorin chelatase, with translation MVPGVLIISHGSRDEVWVSIVEEAVSELSLDEEMPVVVSFLELVEGRLIQDGINELEHAGVTDIIVIPLFVSSGSTHVDEIEYALGAKPAPERETDLEPFHVKAKVHYGYPVDDDPDIAVMIWDKLRKLSTEPERETILLVGHGSIYDGFRQRWQQGISSLAGRVREVSGVAAADYGLLNPDSVRSKVEYWQEQGHEVLVAPLFLSEGYFTKHVVPNRLKGLTYKYSGQTLLPHPLLPHWIERQVETLLEQIRKKS, from the coding sequence ATGGTACCGGGCGTACTTATTATCAGTCACGGCTCCCGCGACGAGGTTTGGGTGTCGATTGTGGAAGAGGCCGTAAGCGAATTATCGCTAGATGAAGAGATGCCAGTGGTGGTCTCTTTTTTAGAGCTGGTAGAGGGCCGTCTGATTCAAGATGGAATAAATGAACTGGAACATGCAGGGGTCACAGATATAATTGTGATCCCATTGTTCGTTTCCTCGGGAAGCACACATGTCGATGAAATAGAATATGCACTAGGGGCTAAACCTGCACCTGAACGTGAGACCGATTTAGAGCCGTTCCACGTGAAGGCTAAGGTTCACTATGGTTATCCTGTCGACGATGACCCGGACATCGCTGTGATGATCTGGGACAAGCTCCGTAAGCTGTCTACGGAACCTGAACGTGAGACGATTCTGTTGGTAGGTCACGGCAGCATTTATGATGGCTTCCGCCAGCGTTGGCAGCAGGGCATCTCTTCACTGGCAGGACGTGTACGTGAGGTGAGTGGCGTAGCGGCGGCCGATTACGGTCTGCTGAATCCGGACAGTGTAAGAAGCAAAGTGGAGTATTGGCAGGAGCAGGGTCACGAGGTATTGGTGGCGCCGCTTTTTTTGAGTGAAGGTTATTTCACTAAACATGTGGTTCCGAACAGACTTAAAGGGTTAACCTATAAGTATTCTGGCCAGACGCTTTTGCCGCACCCGCTTCTTCCGCATTGGATTGAGAGACAGGTAGAGACACTCCTCGAACAGATTCGAAAAAAGAGTTAA
- a CDS encoding diacylglycerol kinase → MKTARLIYNPTSGREEMKKRLADILDRLDTGGIEASCHATTGEGDAMLAAADAVERGYDLIIAAGGDGTLNEVINGMAEKPNLPPLGVLPLGTTNDFARAMGIPKNWEDSVDLILRQESRPIDIGKANDRYFINIAGGGSLTELTYEVPSKLKTMIGQLAYYLKGIEKMVSLSPQELIIRANGQEVIHDEFMLFLIANTNSVGGFEKLAPGARIDDGLLDVIAVKKCNLAEFVRLVRLALRGEHLQDKKVVYFRTDAMDVISPGHVQLNLDGELGGELPGRFRILPQHLRIFAQNN, encoded by the coding sequence ATGAAAACTGCGAGATTGATTTATAATCCCACTTCTGGACGGGAAGAAATGAAGAAGCGGCTCGCCGACATTTTGGACCGGCTGGATACGGGTGGCATTGAAGCCTCCTGCCATGCAACGACCGGAGAAGGCGATGCTATGTTAGCTGCTGCGGATGCAGTAGAGCGCGGTTATGATCTAATCATAGCAGCCGGTGGGGATGGCACTTTAAATGAGGTTATCAATGGTATGGCGGAGAAACCTAATCTCCCCCCGCTTGGCGTATTGCCACTTGGGACTACCAATGATTTTGCACGTGCGATGGGGATCCCGAAGAATTGGGAAGATTCCGTTGATTTGATCCTTCGTCAAGAGTCGCGTCCGATTGATATCGGTAAAGCCAATGATCGTTATTTCATTAATATAGCAGGCGGTGGCAGTCTAACCGAACTGACCTATGAAGTTCCCAGTAAGCTGAAGACCATGATAGGGCAGCTTGCGTACTATTTAAAAGGTATTGAAAAAATGGTCAGCCTATCTCCTCAGGAACTAATCATTCGTGCCAATGGGCAGGAGGTTATTCATGATGAGTTCATGCTGTTCCTGATTGCAAATACGAATTCTGTCGGCGGCTTTGAAAAGCTTGCTCCCGGCGCTCGAATCGATGACGGTCTGTTAGATGTTATTGCGGTCAAAAAATGCAACCTGGCAGAGTTTGTCCGTTTGGTTAGATTGGCCCTTCGTGGCGAGCATTTGCAGGATAAAAAGGTTGTGTATTTCCGTACGGATGCAATGGATGTAATCTCTCCAGGGCATGTCCAATTGAACTTGGATGGAGAACTTGGCGGAGAGCTGCCGGGTCGTTTTCGGATTTTGCCGCAGCATCTGCGGATTTTTGCTCAGAATAATTAG
- the rlmD gene encoding 23S rRNA (uracil(1939)-C(5))-methyltransferase RlmD, translating to MSKHRSGRSTSRPAGKAPVAGLPVNKNDEVMLDIIGMTHEGEGVGRVEGFTLFVQGALPGEKVRAKVLKTKKQYGYAKLLNIVEASSARIAAPCEIYDQCGGCQLQHMDYTAQLAWKRQLVVDNLERIGKLRVSGGGDSGKSKENEAVESQTDSANYGGIADGTTDGAGVAHTDGILVRPTLGMDEPWRYRNKAQVPIGVTEGGLVGGFYARGSHRIIDMETCLIQHEDNDDVVRKVKDIGRELGISAYSEETGRGLLRHVVVKKAFRTGEMMVVLVTNGRDIPHLDAWLGSIREQLPDVVSICQNVNTQRTNVIFGGETRVLWGRDVIYDYIGDVQFAISARSFYQVNPAQTEVLYGKTVEYAGLTGNETVIDAYCGIGTISLFLAQHAAKVYGVEIVPEAIEDARANAKLNEMKNVVFEVGASEDVIPNWKEQGITVDVIVVDPPRKGCDPRLLETILAMKPERVVYVSCNPSTLARDLRVLEDGGYKTVEVTPVDMFPHTVHVECCVSLIKK from the coding sequence ATGAGTAAACACCGCAGTGGACGCAGCACCAGCCGCCCAGCCGGCAAGGCGCCTGTCGCCGGACTGCCTGTGAATAAAAATGATGAGGTTATGCTCGATATTATCGGCATGACCCATGAAGGTGAAGGGGTAGGCCGCGTAGAAGGCTTTACCCTTTTTGTGCAGGGAGCCCTTCCCGGAGAGAAAGTCCGGGCAAAGGTGCTCAAGACCAAAAAGCAGTATGGCTACGCCAAACTGCTGAATATAGTAGAAGCAAGCAGCGCCCGCATCGCGGCGCCTTGCGAGATCTATGACCAATGCGGCGGCTGCCAGCTGCAGCATATGGACTATACTGCTCAGCTGGCGTGGAAACGGCAGCTGGTGGTGGACAACCTGGAGCGGATTGGGAAGCTTCGGGTGAGTGGTGGCGGGGATAGCGGAAAGAGCAAAGAGAATGAAGCTGTTGAGAGTCAGACGGACAGTGCCAACTATGGCGGCATTGCAGATGGTACGACTGATGGCGCTGGAGTAGCTCATACAGATGGCATTCTTGTCCGCCCGACACTCGGCATGGACGAGCCTTGGCGTTACCGCAACAAGGCTCAGGTACCAATTGGTGTAACCGAAGGCGGTCTTGTAGGAGGCTTCTATGCACGCGGAAGTCACCGTATCATCGATATGGAAACCTGCTTAATCCAGCATGAGGATAATGATGACGTTGTGCGCAAGGTGAAAGACATCGGCAGAGAACTTGGCATCTCTGCTTATAGTGAAGAAACCGGTCGTGGCCTGCTGCGCCATGTCGTCGTGAAGAAAGCTTTCCGTACCGGTGAAATGATGGTTGTCCTCGTAACCAACGGCCGCGACATCCCACACCTGGACGCCTGGCTCGGCAGCATCCGCGAACAGCTGCCAGATGTAGTCAGCATCTGCCAGAACGTCAACACTCAGCGCACGAATGTCATCTTCGGTGGCGAAACCCGCGTCCTGTGGGGCAGAGACGTCATCTATGACTACATCGGCGATGTACAGTTCGCTATCTCAGCGCGTTCGTTCTATCAAGTGAACCCGGCACAGACTGAGGTGTTGTACGGTAAAACCGTTGAATATGCCGGACTGACTGGCAATGAAACGGTTATTGATGCCTATTGCGGGATCGGTACGATCTCCCTCTTTTTGGCGCAGCATGCGGCTAAGGTATACGGTGTCGAAATTGTACCGGAAGCTATTGAGGATGCCCGGGCGAATGCGAAGTTGAATGAGATGAAGAATGTAGTGTTCGAGGTTGGTGCCTCTGAAGATGTCATTCCGAATTGGAAAGAGCAAGGGATTACGGTGGATGTTATCGTGGTCGATCCACCGCGTAAGGGTTGCGATCCGCGGTTGTTAGAGACGATTCTGGCTATGAAGCCGGAGCGTGTGGTGTATGTGTCGTGTAATCCATCGACATTAGCAAGGGACTTGCGTGTGTTGGAGGATGGCGGGTACAAGACAGTGGAGGTAACTCCGGTGGATATGTTCCCGCATACGGTGCATGTGGAGTGCTGTGTGTCGCTTATTAAAAAGTAA
- a CDS encoding flavocytochrome c, with amino-acid sequence MRTHTKKLLSILLVLSLMFTLAACGSKDAEPAADANGVQVFEGVGQGKHGDIKVQVSLLDNKITDIKVTEHKENEVLAEPVYTQLKQDVMATNSAKVDAISGSTVTSKGYLEAIQDAITKSGLTLVAGAAVSGSKDKEEVEQTYDVVVIGAGGAGFSAAIEAKSAGANVVLLEKMPAVGGNTLISGGEMNAPDNWVERALGITDDTADLFYDDTMKGGDNLGDPKMVRILADNALASAEWLRDDIKVEFLPDHLFQFGGHSRKRALIPVGHTGVELITKLKAKTDADQITIKTNMKAETLLKDESGKITGVTATSGTGDKITFHANKGVIIATGGFGSNVEMRKKYNPKMDEKYMSTDTPGSTGDGIVMAETIGAKLTNMESIQTYPICNPETGVISLVADSRFDGAILINQEGKRFVEELERRDVISKAILAQTGGYTYQLWNQGIEDIGKTIEVHQDEYDQLVKQGLLFKADTIEEAADFFKIDVNTLKETINKVNDYAKTGKDLDFKHRGGLKSLEKGPYYIEKAVPSVHHTMGGLVIDEKTRVLNEKGEVIPGLFAAGEVTGVIHGANRLGGNAIADIFTFGRIAGKQVVAE; translated from the coding sequence ATGCGAACTCACACGAAAAAGCTGTTATCTATTCTACTAGTCCTCAGTCTTATGTTCACGCTTGCTGCTTGCGGCAGTAAAGATGCAGAGCCCGCTGCAGATGCAAACGGAGTTCAAGTCTTTGAAGGAGTTGGGCAAGGTAAACATGGCGATATTAAAGTACAAGTCTCCTTATTAGATAACAAGATCACTGACATTAAAGTGACAGAGCATAAGGAAAATGAAGTACTTGCAGAACCTGTTTATACGCAGCTCAAGCAAGATGTCATGGCAACTAACAGCGCAAAAGTTGATGCCATTAGCGGATCTACAGTTACAAGCAAAGGATATCTCGAAGCCATTCAAGATGCCATTACGAAGTCTGGACTTACCCTTGTCGCTGGCGCTGCAGTCAGTGGAAGCAAAGACAAAGAAGAAGTCGAGCAAACCTATGATGTTGTCGTCATCGGTGCCGGGGGTGCTGGCTTTAGTGCGGCTATCGAAGCGAAGAGCGCTGGAGCTAATGTAGTTCTGCTCGAGAAAATGCCAGCTGTTGGCGGCAACACATTGATCTCCGGTGGTGAGATGAATGCGCCGGACAACTGGGTTGAACGTGCTCTTGGCATCACTGATGACACGGCTGACTTGTTCTATGATGATACGATGAAAGGCGGAGACAACCTCGGGGATCCAAAGATGGTTCGTATTCTTGCCGACAATGCTCTAGCATCTGCCGAATGGCTGCGCGATGATATCAAGGTAGAGTTCTTACCTGATCATCTGTTCCAATTTGGAGGCCATTCCAGAAAACGTGCGTTGATTCCTGTAGGTCATACAGGTGTTGAATTGATTACTAAGTTAAAAGCCAAAACAGACGCTGATCAAATCACGATCAAAACGAATATGAAAGCCGAAACCTTGCTGAAGGACGAAAGCGGCAAAATAACAGGTGTAACTGCGACTTCGGGTACTGGCGACAAGATCACATTCCATGCGAACAAAGGCGTCATCATCGCTACCGGTGGTTTTGGATCCAATGTAGAGATGCGTAAAAAGTATAACCCTAAAATGGATGAAAAATATATGTCTACCGATACACCAGGATCTACAGGTGACGGTATCGTTATGGCAGAAACGATTGGCGCCAAACTGACAAACATGGAGAGTATTCAAACGTATCCAATCTGTAATCCTGAGACAGGTGTTATTTCCCTTGTTGCAGATTCCCGCTTCGATGGTGCGATCCTGATTAACCAAGAAGGCAAGCGCTTCGTTGAGGAATTAGAACGTCGAGACGTTATTTCTAAAGCAATTCTTGCCCAAACGGGCGGATATACGTATCAATTATGGAACCAAGGTATTGAGGATATCGGTAAAACGATAGAAGTTCATCAAGACGAATACGATCAACTCGTTAAACAAGGCTTGCTCTTTAAAGCCGATACGATTGAGGAGGCAGCTGATTTCTTCAAAATCGACGTGAACACTTTGAAAGAAACGATTAATAAAGTAAATGATTATGCGAAAACAGGTAAAGACCTTGATTTCAAACATCGCGGTGGATTGAAATCTCTTGAAAAAGGCCCTTACTACATCGAAAAAGCTGTACCCTCCGTTCACCATACAATGGGCGGCTTGGTGATCGACGAGAAGACTCGCGTATTGAATGAAAAAGGCGAAGTCATCCCTGGGTTGTTCGCTGCAGGTGAAGTAACAGGGGTCATTCATGGTGCAAACCGTCTTGGCGGTAATGCCATCGCTGATATCTTCACATTCGGCCGGATTGCAGGCAAACAAGTTGTAGCAGAGTAA
- a CDS encoding histidine kinase, whose translation MKSIHLKITLIAGGCFLLLFVALLVTIYLEMNHTVVPLNKNLTQQVVTARSDQIDYWFNQRIGEIDMLASLASDHQWTRDELLQEFDKFEAKKQVEYESIRVVDIHGNSWSARDKPFSILNRPYYRKLLNSDSNYVVSNPIVSKANAAEIVVILYRVNPSVNDEVAYIAAAVSVKKMKEIAQDVMLYDQSGQLIVDCRELGEEDGAEEAADKKNMSVFEAPIQNVEGWKLVLEVPNSSLSLAVIKTQRTALLVGVLIGSAFIVFLMLLASSIIRPIQSLRQVMENVQNGNQTIRADVTRSDEIGDLGRSFNDMLVQLYAVEQDRKEMELRLIHEQIKPHFLYNTLDTIQWMATEHGADNVVEMVEALSAYFRLGLGTGSPYILLDQELYHVESYLHIQGVRYEEILDYELRYDEKLAQCQVVRFMLQPLVENAIYHGIKPLGDQKCKISITAYKKANYMVIKVENNGVMIPKEKLEQMNQALLDDTYDRSATGFGLYSVNHRIRLTYGVPYGLAVKSEDGITVMVIRIPLDGEWNEDVEDCHRR comes from the coding sequence ATGAAATCAATTCACTTAAAAATCACGTTAATCGCAGGAGGCTGCTTCTTGCTGCTGTTCGTTGCATTGCTTGTAACAATATATTTGGAGATGAACCATACGGTTGTCCCTTTGAATAAGAACTTAACGCAGCAAGTGGTTACTGCACGCAGCGACCAGATTGATTATTGGTTTAATCAGCGCATTGGAGAGATAGACATGCTTGCTTCTCTAGCTTCGGACCATCAGTGGACACGAGATGAATTGCTGCAAGAGTTCGATAAGTTCGAGGCGAAGAAGCAAGTAGAGTACGAATCCATACGTGTGGTGGATATTCACGGAAATTCCTGGTCAGCAAGGGACAAGCCTTTTTCGATACTAAACCGACCCTACTATCGAAAACTGCTGAATTCAGATTCCAATTATGTGGTGAGCAATCCGATCGTATCCAAAGCGAATGCAGCCGAAATCGTCGTCATTCTTTATCGCGTGAATCCATCGGTGAATGATGAGGTAGCTTATATTGCCGCAGCCGTCTCCGTCAAGAAGATGAAGGAGATTGCTCAAGATGTAATGCTATATGACCAGTCAGGCCAGCTTATCGTCGATTGCAGAGAGCTGGGTGAAGAAGATGGAGCGGAGGAGGCAGCAGATAAGAAGAACATGAGTGTATTTGAGGCTCCAATTCAAAATGTGGAAGGCTGGAAGCTAGTACTCGAAGTACCGAATTCAAGTCTATCGCTAGCGGTGATCAAAACCCAGCGGACTGCATTGCTGGTAGGCGTTCTTATCGGTAGTGCGTTTATCGTCTTTCTGATGCTGCTTGCTTCTTCCATTATTCGTCCAATTCAGTCGCTTCGCCAGGTAATGGAAAATGTGCAGAACGGCAACCAAACCATACGAGCAGATGTTACGCGCTCGGATGAGATCGGCGATCTTGGACGAAGCTTCAATGACATGCTTGTTCAATTATACGCTGTGGAGCAGGACCGAAAGGAGATGGAACTCAGACTGATTCATGAGCAGATCAAGCCGCACTTTTTATACAACACATTGGATACGATCCAGTGGATGGCAACGGAACATGGAGCAGACAATGTGGTGGAGATGGTGGAAGCGCTTAGCGCGTATTTCCGATTAGGGCTTGGCACAGGCAGTCCCTACATTCTGCTTGATCAGGAGTTGTACCATGTCGAGAGTTATCTTCATATTCAAGGTGTGCGATATGAGGAGATTCTGGACTACGAGCTACGATATGATGAAAAGCTTGCTCAGTGCCAAGTCGTTCGCTTCATGCTGCAGCCGTTGGTGGAAAATGCGATTTATCACGGGATTAAGCCACTTGGGGATCAAAAGTGTAAAATTTCGATTACAGCATATAAAAAGGCCAATTATATGGTCATTAAGGTTGAAAATAATGGGGTTATGATTCCGAAAGAAAAGCTTGAACAGATGAATCAAGCCCTTCTTGATGATACATATGATCGTTCTGCCACAGGCTTTGGGCTATACAGTGTAAACCATCGCATTCGACTAACTTACGGGGTGCCATATGGCCTTGCAGTGAAGAGCGAAGATGGCATTACCGTTATGGTCATTCGAATACCTTTGGACGGGGAGTGGAATGAAGATGTGGAAGATTGTCATCGTCGATGA
- a CDS encoding response regulator transcription factor produces MWKIVIVDDETIIRKGLRQYIEESPYLFEVAGEAKSANEALNMVEEAPPHVCLVDINMPNINGLDLMNILRERCPSVLVVIISGYDNFEYARQAVQLQAFDYVLKPVPKSDLNKLLHRIDEHLQVKYPLHSHEGRVDKERELPGYTGDGTVLIQKVTEYIDSHYQDPELSITRVAALFHINQTYLSKRMKQEIGASFLDYVTELRISKAKEILDDVMPNIKIGDLAVKVGYKSQYYFSRVFKNRVGSSPIEYKKHPFGYG; encoded by the coding sequence ATGTGGAAGATTGTCATCGTCGATGATGAAACGATCATTCGCAAAGGCTTGCGACAATACATTGAGGAGAGTCCGTATCTTTTTGAGGTTGCAGGAGAAGCGAAAAGTGCAAACGAAGCATTGAATATGGTGGAGGAAGCCCCACCACATGTATGTCTTGTGGACATCAACATGCCGAATATAAATGGGCTCGATCTGATGAATATATTGCGCGAACGCTGCCCGTCGGTTCTGGTTGTCATCATCAGCGGGTACGATAACTTTGAATATGCGCGTCAAGCCGTGCAACTGCAAGCATTCGATTATGTATTGAAACCTGTGCCGAAGAGTGATCTGAACAAGCTGCTTCATCGGATCGATGAGCATCTTCAGGTAAAATATCCTTTGCATTCACATGAAGGCAGGGTGGATAAGGAGCGGGAGCTTCCCGGGTATACAGGGGATGGAACAGTGCTTATCCAAAAAGTGACGGAGTATATTGACAGTCATTATCAGGATCCGGAGCTGTCTATTACTCGAGTAGCAGCGCTATTTCATATCAACCAAACCTATCTTAGCAAGCGTATGAAGCAAGAAATCGGTGCTTCATTCCTTGACTATGTCACCGAGCTTCGGATATCGAAGGCGAAGGAGATTCTAGATGACGTAATGCCGAATATCAAAATCGGGGATCTGGCCGTGAAGGTAGGGTATAAGAGCCAGTACTATTTTAGTCGTGTGTTTAAAAATAGAGTCGGCTCAAGCCCGATAGAGTACAAAAAGCATCCGTTCGGTTATGGATAG
- the scfA gene encoding six-cysteine ranthipeptide SCIFF, which produces MKRIVTLSTRKLMDTAKHGGCGACQTSCQSACKTSCGVANQKCENAMNR; this is translated from the coding sequence GTGAAAAGAATCGTAACCCTAAGCACCCGCAAACTGATGGATACCGCAAAACACGGCGGATGCGGCGCATGCCAGACATCTTGCCAGTCCGCTTGTAAAACTTCCTGCGGCGTTGCAAACCAGAAGTGTGAAAATGCAATGAACAGATAG
- the scfB gene encoding thioether cross-link-forming SCIFF peptide maturase, with protein sequence MIHQYKLNGYNIVLDTYSGSVHVVDDLAYEIIADYEKTSVDQIVTMMLEKYKHDSSISESDIRETIVDIEELINDGQLFTKDEYENLSLDLKKRKTYVKALCLNVAHTCNLSCDYCFASQGKYNGDRAIMSYEVGQKSIDYLLENSGHHRNLDIDFFGGEPLLAWKVVKQIVAYARSKEQEYKKKFRFTFTTNGMLLNDEVTEFLNQEMYNVVLSLDGRKEVHDRLRQTVNGKGSYDHILPKFQEFVRKRGDQEYYVRGTYTRNNVDFTNDIFHIADLGFDKISMEPVICDPKEPYALTEEDLPEIYNQYEILAKEMIGRGEQGKGFTFYHYMLDLSEGPCIQKRITGCGSGTEYLAVTPWGELFPCHQFVGDEEYSMGNLWDGITKPELQCQFKESNCYSKPECKDCWAKLYCSGGCPANALHATGSLIGTYDFSCDVFRKRVECSMMVKVDESIRAMEEQPN encoded by the coding sequence ATGATTCATCAATATAAACTAAACGGATACAATATCGTGCTCGACACCTACAGTGGCTCGGTACATGTTGTTGATGACCTAGCATATGAAATTATAGCGGATTATGAGAAAACTTCTGTCGACCAAATCGTGACAATGATGTTAGAAAAATATAAGCATGATTCCAGCATTTCTGAGAGTGACATTCGAGAAACCATCGTGGATATCGAGGAGCTTATAAATGATGGACAGCTTTTTACAAAAGATGAGTATGAGAACCTCTCGCTCGATTTAAAAAAACGAAAAACTTATGTCAAGGCACTCTGCCTCAATGTTGCGCATACCTGTAATCTATCATGCGACTATTGCTTCGCTAGCCAGGGGAAATACAACGGAGACCGAGCGATCATGAGCTATGAGGTTGGACAAAAATCCATCGATTACCTGCTTGAAAATTCGGGCCATCATCGCAACCTGGACATCGACTTTTTCGGCGGGGAGCCGCTTTTGGCCTGGAAAGTGGTTAAACAGATCGTAGCTTATGCAAGAAGCAAAGAACAAGAATACAAAAAGAAGTTCCGCTTCACCTTCACGACGAACGGGATGCTGCTGAACGATGAGGTCACCGAGTTTTTAAATCAGGAAATGTACAATGTCGTATTAAGCCTGGATGGAAGGAAAGAGGTTCATGACCGGCTTCGCCAAACGGTTAACGGAAAAGGCAGCTACGATCATATTCTTCCGAAGTTCCAGGAATTCGTTCGAAAGCGCGGAGACCAAGAGTACTATGTACGGGGAACTTACACTCGTAACAATGTCGATTTTACCAATGATATATTTCATATCGCAGACCTTGGTTTTGACAAAATCTCGATGGAACCAGTCATCTGTGATCCAAAGGAACCCTATGCACTTACTGAGGAGGACCTGCCGGAGATATACAACCAGTACGAAATTCTCGCGAAGGAAATGATCGGGCGTGGTGAACAAGGCAAGGGGTTTACCTTTTATCATTACATGCTTGATCTCTCAGAAGGACCATGCATCCAGAAGAGAATTACTGGCTGTGGTTCGGGAACTGAATATCTTGCTGTCACCCCTTGGGGAGAGCTTTTTCCTTGCCACCAGTTCGTAGGGGATGAAGAGTATAGCATGGGGAACCTCTGGGATGGCATCACAAAGCCAGAGCTGCAATGTCAATTTAAAGAGAGCAACTGCTACTCGAAGCCGGAATGCAAAGACTGCTGGGCTAAACTCTACTGCAGCGGTGGTTGTCCTGCCAATGCACTGCACGCGACGGGTTCCTTAATTGGTACCTATGACTTCAGCTGTGACGTCTTCCGCAAAAGAGTCGAATGTTCCATGATGGTGAAGGTGGATGAATCCATTAGAGCGATGGAAGAGCAACCTAACTAA
- a CDS encoding HaeIII family restriction endonuclease yields MAQVLNGKGFEYACLQSMQHQLSETQQIVILTTPTYLNAQLSFHCLDPILQQKFNFAADAAIRVLRRLEPQLENHQNNQPLILTIQQDARGQQGDVRDVLTVRNQNQWEIGLSAKYNHSAVKHSRLSQRIDFGREWLNYPVSENYFREIRPIFDELEELRHRNYLWKDLDHKADRFYVPVLNAFIRELQRLSQMYTDIPSRLLSYLLGRHDFYKVIAQGRNRVTEIQGYSMYGTLNRQSGNVAPQIRLPRLRLPSRFYDIDFKPNSKTTIFIVCDEGWNLSARIHNASRAVEPSLKFDIQLNGVPPTLYRHYEPWD; encoded by the coding sequence GTGGCACAAGTATTAAATGGAAAGGGATTTGAATATGCATGCCTTCAATCAATGCAACATCAGTTATCGGAAACTCAGCAAATAGTGATTTTGACAACACCGACTTATCTAAATGCTCAGTTATCATTTCATTGTTTAGATCCTATATTACAACAAAAATTTAATTTTGCAGCAGATGCTGCAATAAGGGTATTGAGACGACTCGAACCTCAATTAGAAAATCATCAAAATAATCAACCATTGATACTTACAATTCAGCAAGATGCTAGAGGACAACAGGGTGATGTCAGAGACGTCCTGACTGTTCGTAATCAAAACCAATGGGAAATAGGATTATCAGCTAAATATAATCATTCTGCCGTAAAACATTCAAGACTTTCGCAAAGAATTGATTTCGGTAGAGAGTGGTTAAATTATCCTGTTTCAGAAAATTACTTTAGGGAAATCAGACCCATATTTGATGAACTTGAAGAATTGCGGCACAGAAACTATCTCTGGAAAGATCTTGATCATAAAGCAGACCGTTTCTATGTCCCAGTTTTGAACGCATTTATACGAGAGTTACAAAGGCTTAGCCAAATGTATACGGATATTCCTTCTCGTTTGTTAAGTTATCTTCTTGGTCGCCATGACTTTTATAAGGTGATTGCACAAGGCAGAAATAGAGTTACTGAAATACAAGGATATTCAATGTACGGTACTTTGAACAGACAATCAGGTAACGTTGCACCTCAAATCCGATTACCAAGGTTGCGACTACCATCTAGGTTTTATGATATAGATTTCAAGCCTAATTCAAAAACAACAATTTTCATTGTATGTGATGAGGGTTGGAACTTATCTGCAAGAATTCATAATGCAAGTAGAGCTGTTGAGCCAAGTTTAAAATTCGATATTCAACTGAATGGCGTCCCCCCTACATTATATAGGCATTATGAACCCTGGGACTAA